Proteins encoded in a region of the Balaenoptera ricei isolate mBalRic1 chromosome 19, mBalRic1.hap2, whole genome shotgun sequence genome:
- the USF2 gene encoding upstream stimulatory factor 2 isoform X2: MDMLDPGLDPAASATAAAAAASHDKGPEAEEGVELQEGGDGPGAEEQTAVAIASVQQAAFGDHNIQYQFRTENNGGQVTYRVVQVTDGQLDGQGDTAGAVSVVSTAAFAGGQQAVTQAVIQNPFSNGGSPAAEAVSGEARFAYFPASSVGDTTAVSVQTTEQSLQAGGQFYVMMTPQDVLQTGTQRTIAPRTHPYSPKIDGTRTPRDERRRAQHNEVERRRRDKINNWIVQLSKIIPDCNTDNSKTGASKGGILSKACDYIRELRQTNQRMQETFKEAERLQMDNELLRQQIEELKNENAVLRAQLQQHNLEMVGESTRQ, translated from the exons atgGACATGCTGGACCCGGGTCTGGATCCTGCTGCCTCGGCTaccgctgctgctgccgccgccag TCACGACAAGGGACCCGAGGCAGAGGAGGGCGTCGAGCTGCAGGAAG GCGGGGACGGCCCTGGGGCGGAGGAGCAGACGGCGGTGGCCATCGCCAGCGTCCAGCAGGCGGCGTTCGGCGACCACAACATCCAGTACCAATTCCGCACAGAGAATAATGGAGGACAG GTGACATACCGCGTAGTCCAGGTGACTGATGGTCAGCTGGACGGCCAGGGCGACACAGCAGGCGCCGTCAGCGTCGTGTCTACGGCTGCCTTTGCGGGGGGGCAGCAGGCTGTGACCCAG GCTGTaatccaaaatcccttcagcaatGGTGGCAGCCCGGCAGCTGAGGCTGTCAGTGGGGAGGCACGATTTGCCTATTTCCCAGCGTCCAGTGTGGGAGATACCACGGCTGTGTCCGTACAGACCACAGAGCAGAGCTTGCAGGCTGGAG GCCAGTTCTATGTCATGATGACGCCCCAGGACGTGCTTCAGACAGGAACGCAGAGGACAATTGCACCCCGGACACACCCCTACTCCCC GAAAATCGACGGAACCAGGACACCACGGGATGAGAGAAGGAGAGCTCAGCATAATGAAG TGGAGCGGAGGCGGAGGGACAAGATCAACAACTGGATCGTCCAGCTTTCAAAAATCATTCCAGATTGTAACACAGATAATAGCAAGACAGGAGCG AGTAAAGGAGGGATCCTGTCGAAGGCCTGCGACTACATCCGGGAGCTGCGCCAGACCAACCAGCGCATGCAGGAGACCTTCAAGGAGGCCGAGCGGCTGCAGATGGACAATGAGCTCCTGAGGCAGCAG ATCGAGGAGCTGAAGAACGAGAACGCCGTGCTCCGTGCCCAGCTGCAGCAGCACAACCTGGAGATGGTGGGCGAGAGCACCCGGCAGTGA
- the USF2 gene encoding upstream stimulatory factor 2 isoform X1, producing MDMLDPGLDPAASATAAAAAASHDKGPEAEEGVELQEGGDGPGAEEQTAVAIASVQQAAFGDHNIQYQFRTENNGGQVTYRVVQVTDGQLDGQGDTAGAVSVVSTAAFAGGQQAVTQVGVDGATQRPGPAAASVPPGPAAPFPLAVIQNPFSNGGSPAAEAVSGEARFAYFPASSVGDTTAVSVQTTEQSLQAGGQFYVMMTPQDVLQTGTQRTIAPRTHPYSPKIDGTRTPRDERRRAQHNEVERRRRDKINNWIVQLSKIIPDCNTDNSKTGASKGGILSKACDYIRELRQTNQRMQETFKEAERLQMDNELLRQQIEELKNENAVLRAQLQQHNLEMVGESTRQ from the exons atgGACATGCTGGACCCGGGTCTGGATCCTGCTGCCTCGGCTaccgctgctgctgccgccgccag TCACGACAAGGGACCCGAGGCAGAGGAGGGCGTCGAGCTGCAGGAAG GCGGGGACGGCCCTGGGGCGGAGGAGCAGACGGCGGTGGCCATCGCCAGCGTCCAGCAGGCGGCGTTCGGCGACCACAACATCCAGTACCAATTCCGCACAGAGAATAATGGAGGACAG GTGACATACCGCGTAGTCCAGGTGACTGATGGTCAGCTGGACGGCCAGGGCGACACAGCAGGCGCCGTCAGCGTCGTGTCTACGGCTGCCTTTGCGGGGGGGCAGCAGGCTGTGACCCAGGTGGGTGTGGATGGGGCCACCCAGCGCCCCGGCCCCGCTGCTGCCTCTGTGCCCCCAGGTCCCGCAGCGCCCTTCCCACTG GCTGTaatccaaaatcccttcagcaatGGTGGCAGCCCGGCAGCTGAGGCTGTCAGTGGGGAGGCACGATTTGCCTATTTCCCAGCGTCCAGTGTGGGAGATACCACGGCTGTGTCCGTACAGACCACAGAGCAGAGCTTGCAGGCTGGAG GCCAGTTCTATGTCATGATGACGCCCCAGGACGTGCTTCAGACAGGAACGCAGAGGACAATTGCACCCCGGACACACCCCTACTCCCC GAAAATCGACGGAACCAGGACACCACGGGATGAGAGAAGGAGAGCTCAGCATAATGAAG TGGAGCGGAGGCGGAGGGACAAGATCAACAACTGGATCGTCCAGCTTTCAAAAATCATTCCAGATTGTAACACAGATAATAGCAAGACAGGAGCG AGTAAAGGAGGGATCCTGTCGAAGGCCTGCGACTACATCCGGGAGCTGCGCCAGACCAACCAGCGCATGCAGGAGACCTTCAAGGAGGCCGAGCGGCTGCAGATGGACAATGAGCTCCTGAGGCAGCAG ATCGAGGAGCTGAAGAACGAGAACGCCGTGCTCCGTGCCCAGCTGCAGCAGCACAACCTGGAGATGGTGGGCGAGAGCACCCGGCAGTGA